Proteins encoded together in one Carya illinoinensis cultivar Pawnee chromosome 3, C.illinoinensisPawnee_v1, whole genome shotgun sequence window:
- the LOC122303212 gene encoding E3 ubiquitin-protein ligase XBAT33-like, which yields MGNSFGCSATGERLVSAARDGDLIEAKMLLDCNPCLAKYSTFGGLNSPLHFAAAKGHNEIVALLLENGADANSRNYCGQTALMQACRYGHWEVVQTLLLYRCNVTRADYLSGRTALHFAAVSGHARCIRLVVADFVQSAPNEALHAETDGDRSDGTYVKNKYDQSALSKFVNKAADGGITALHMASLNGYFDCIQLLLDLHANVSAVTSHYGTSLDLIGAGSTPLHYAASGGNLKCCQILLARGASRISLNCNGWLPVDVARMWGRHWLEPLLAPNSNSILPAFPSSNYLSLPLLSVLNIARECGLKSSTTSDDDADVCAVCLERACSLAAEGCGHELCVKCALYLCLTCNIPSELVGPPGSIPCPLCRYGIISFVKLPVSPAKENKLQTSLGLCTPCMLHHRDPDCQSPVHTPEIRKNRVASVSSDLLCPVTCSPFPSVTIPLCTCNDGPCPSFEPREVETQDESHHRVQAISMDNDKMERPRLERTSCSSLFWGRRSCSREHQCNSEINA from the exons ATGGGTAATTCTTTTGGGTGTTCTGCAACCGGTGAGAGGCTGGTATCGGCCGCTCGAGACGGCGATTTGATCGAGGCCAAAATGCTATTGGATTGCAATCCATGCCTGGCCAAGTACTCCACCTTCGGTGGCCTCAATTCCCCCCTCCATTTTGCTGCCGCCAAGGGCCACAACGAG ATTGTGGCGTTGTTGCTTGAGAATGGAGCAGATGCGAATTCGAGGAATTACTGTGGTCAG ACGGCGTTGATGCAAGCTTGTAGATACGGGCACTGGGAAGTTGTGCAGACTCTTCTTCTTTATAGATGCAAT GTTACAAGGGCAGATTATCTCAGTGGAAGGACAGCCCTCCACTTTGCAGCCGTCAGTGGTCATGCAAGATGTATAAGACTTGTAGTGGCTGACTTTGTTCAAAGTGCTCCTAATGAAGCTCTACATGCAGAGACAGATGGTGATCGAAGTGATGGCACATATGTAAAGAATAAGTACGACCAAAG TGCTCTGTCTAAGTTTGTAAATAAGGCAGCTGATGGTGGTATCACTGCTCTTCACATGGCTTCATTGAATGGGTATTTTGATTGCATACAGCTCCTTCTTGACCTTCATGCCAATGTTTCGGCTGTAACATCTCATTATGGAACGTCCTTGGATTTGATAG GAGCTGGAAGCACTCCATTGCACTATGCTGCTTCTGGGGGAAATTTGAAATGTTGTCAG ATTCTCCTTGCAAGAGGCGCCAGTAGGATATCCTTGAATTGCAACGG gtggCTTCCTGTTGATGTTGCCAGGATGTGGGGGCGCCACTGGCTTGAACCACTGCTAGCACCCAATTCCAACTCGATATTGCCGGCATTCCCTTCTTCAAATTACCTATCCTTGCCTCTCTTGAGTGTACTTAACATAGCAAG AGAGTGTGGATTAAAGTCCTCAACAACCTCTGATGATGATGCTGATGTCTGTGCTGTCTGCTTGGAGAGAGCATGTTCTTTGGCTGCTGAAG GATGTGGGCATGAGCTTTGTGTAAAATGCGCTCTCTATCTTTGCTTAACGTGCAACATTCCTTCTGAATTAGTGGGACCGCCTGGCTCCATTCCCTGCCCTCTCTGTAGATATGGAATCATCTCTTTCGTCAAATTGCCTGTTTCCCCagcgaaagaaaataaactacaAACATCCCTTGGCCTCTGTACCCCATGCATGCTTCACCATCGTGATCCTGACTGTCAATCTCCAGTTCATACACCAGAGATCCGAAAGAATCGTGTGGCTTCAGTTTCTTCGGATCTGTTATGTCCAGTTACTTGTAGCCCGTTTCCTTCTGTTACAATTCCTTTATGTACCTGCAATGATGGTCCATGCCCATCGTTTGAACCTCGAGAGGTGGAAACACAAGATGAGTCACACCATCGTGTACAAGCAATTTCAATGGACAATGATAAGATGGAAAGGCCAAGACTGGAGAGAACCAGTTGTTCAAGCCTGTTTTGGGGCAGAAGAAGCTGCAGCAGAGAGCATCAGTGCAACTCTGAAATAAATGCTTGA
- the LOC122305620 gene encoding uncharacterized protein LOC122305620 has translation MSVEVLDAATIFNFVDDEEAFEISVCDRFAHLDTNHDGLLSYVEMLKELQCLRVFETHFGIDVKPDPDELARVYDSLFMQFDHDSNGTVDLVEFKEETKRMMLAVANGMGFLPVQMILEEDSFLKKAVDRESTRVAV, from the coding sequence ATGAGCGTAGAAGTTTTGGATGCTGCCACCATCTTCAACTTCGTTGATGATGAAGAAGCATTCGAAATCTCGGTATGTGACCGTTTTGCTCACCTTGACACTAACCATGATGGTCTTCTCTCCTATGTAGAGATGTTGAAGGAGCTTCAGTGTCTGAGGGTCTTTGAGACCCATTTCGGCATCGACGTGAAGCCAGACCCAGATGAGCTAGCTCGTGTCTATGATTCCCTGTTCATGCAGTTCGATCATGACTCTAATGGGACGGTCGATCTGGTGGAGTTCAAGGAGGAAACCAAGAGAATGATGCTTGCTGTGGCCAACGGCATGGGGTTCTTGCCGGTTCAGATGATCCTGGAAGAGGATAGCTTCCTGAAGAAAGCTGTTGATCGAGAATCCACAAGGGTGGCGGTTTAA